The Alnus glutinosa chromosome 1, dhAlnGlut1.1, whole genome shotgun sequence region tgatagcaggtaggtcAATTAATACGTACATGTTTACTAGCTCATTTGATTTGATTCAATTTATCGTTTCTTCAAGCTTGAATTTTACAATGAAAATCTTAAGAATTCCCTTTATTTTACCATGGGCCATGGCAGTCAGTTCAAAGACATATTTGATATGAACCATTTCATTACATCATTGAGAGATGAGGTTCAGATATTGAGTGAGCTGCCTAAAGAGCTGAAGATAATGGAGTACTTACCTTGCTTCCATTCCATGCCACCCAGTAGTTGGTCCAACACGTCTTATTATGACGCGGTTGGTTGGTTTTGAATTTCcaatatatttaatttgtaattttttagaTCTGAAATATtcctaattaatattattatatgttcTAGCAGGTTCTTCCAATTATAAAAAAGTACGGACTCTTGCACTTCACCAAGACTGATACTAGGCTTGCAAATAATGGGATTCCTGTAGAAGTCCAAAAGCTGCGGTGCCGAGTGAACTACGAAGCTCTGAGATTCACTCCCCCAATAGAGGAAGTAGGAAAAAAGATTGTCAGGCTTCTAAGGCAAAAGGGCCCTTTCTTAGTTCTTCATCTCAGATATGAAATGGACATGTTAGCATTCTCTGGATGCACCGAAGGTTGCAATGACACAGAAATTGATGAATTGACAAAAATGAGGTGagttttcttcatcttttaacgCCCAAAAAGGTATTAACAAAACCTTGATTTCTTAAACTTCCAATGAATAAAAGTTTGTGCATGTCATCAGATATTCCTACCCATGGTGGAAGGAAAAGGTAATAGActctgaaaagaaaagaaaaaacggCGGCTGCCCTTTAACCCCCGAGGAAACCGCGCTTACATTGAGGGCATTGGATATTGATCCTAGTATCCAAATTTACGTTGCTGCCGGAAATATATATGGTGGAGAGAGTAGAATGGCTGTCCTGAGAGAAGCTTTTCCAAATTTGGTAAGTTGATTGAAAAACTTGACGGCCGGCCGGGCAACTTCTTTACTGTACGTGAAAACatttgcatgtatatatatatatatatatggtagggTTTACTAATTAAGATGATCGATGTCTTGCTTTTTGATGCGAGAAACAGTTGAAAAAGGAAACATTGCTGACACCCTCAGACCTTAAACCCTTCCGGAAACATTCAAACCTGATGGCAGCGTTGGATTACACTGTAGCATTAGAAAGTGACATTTTTGTGCCTACATTCGGAGGAAACATGGCAAGAGTTGTTGAAGGCCATCGACGGTATTTtatgaacatgcaatttcctATTAGTGTTAATTAATTCATATCGCTGCTTAATTTTGACACAAATTAAACCCTTctaaaaaaatgcattaatatatatatgtttcagaTACTTGGGGTTCAAGACAACAATTCGTCTAGACAGATTGCTTCTAATCAATCTGATAGATCAGTACAAGAATGGAACACTGAGCTGGAACGAATTCTCTCAAGCAGTCAAGACAGGTCATGCTGATCGCATGGGTGGGCCAACGCAAAGACTAGAAATTCCTGGAAAACCCAAGGAAGAAGATTATTTCTATACTAATCCACAGGAGTGTTTGCCACCAATTGTCAGAAAATCATCAAAGGGCACACGATTCTCATTATGAATTACGATTAGGTCAGCTATTGGATTTATGTCATCCAATCAATGTAACTAATATACCCTTGAAATCTATTGTTTTATGATCAGATCATACGAGCGATGCTTGCGCTCATGATATATACATGTACAAAAGTTTATATATCCGGCCTTTTGGACCTTTTCTATTCAATTTCTTGATAGAGGTACGTACGATCTGCTATTGATCAAATATATgcgctcatatatatataatttgacaagatttaacaaaaaattctaacggagggacgaaattgaaaaaaattaaaatatggatatactaaattaatactttttaaagtttaagggtatgattaattacaaaagtgataaaagatcaaggGTGGTAAACAAAGTTTTCCCTGAttattattcatccaaaaaatgtATGAATTACCTAAAAggataaaacctaaaaaccaaaaaataccaaagaaaaaaatgaaaaaagaaaaaagaaaactcatgCTCTATTCATAGTAAAAACTCTTATATGAATTCTTCTTTACACGAAATTTATTGGTTAATATTCTCAAATATAATTCGTATGATTTCCTATTATATATGTTCAGACCTAAGAAAATTATGTTGTTAGTTAAAAGTAAACAtttaatgtaaaatcaattttatatacttggtactatatattatatgatatgattatccTTTTTTAGAGGTTCCTTTTCTCCAAAACATCTCTCATTGCGCATATTTAACGACTAATCTTTGCCAATTACAATTTTAATTGAGCCAAGTATTGAATGATCAAGCTCAGtccgtttaatttttttttttaacacaaatcAAGCTCGAACTTATCATTGAGCTAGATAAAATGTTCAAAGTCTGTTCATTAATTTTTCAAAGGAGTTCGAGCTTGTCATGAGctactcaattaacttattcattccatatataaattaagtaaatgtcgtatttttattttttatttgtacaaattcatactaattattagttatttaataatTGTTAAGATTTGCTATTTAATtgagtaattaaataaattaactcgAATTTTAAACAATCTAATATTGagtctatatatatacttaattatctTATAGTATATAAGTAGATACATTCATTAcacatacaaacacacacatatatacaaatACACATAAACCCtctcatatacacacaaatattatacttatatttatatcaagactcacaattacaataattcaagtttATCTATTAAATTATGAAGAgaattatctttttaaatatttaatatgttctcattacaaaattaattaaaaataatattatgaaaataataaaaataaagttatacaaGCATATAAGAACCGAACTAAGTTTATACGAGTTCAACTAATTTAATAAACGagcttaaatttttgttcaagctctatttatttaataaataaaccaatCTTCAGCCGAACCCAACCCTATTCGCAAGCGACTTTATTCATTTATAGCCTACTGCCTGACCGCGACTTCCCTTCCCTTTTCTACACCGCGAGTAGTCATGTGGTACAAAGTGCAGGACAATGATCGATcataataaaagaattataaaaacGATGGTACAAAACCATAGATATGATGCACGAGAGGCACCAATGAAGATGACGGCCATGATCATATATCATAATAGTCAATACAATTACATATGGGAAATAAATGATGATACCGagtcttaattaattaagaagagATCTTAATCATAAATTCCTTCATTGAAAGTTTATATTGATCATATATAACTCCGGCCTTATCGTGCGATAAATTGAGGattttggaaatatatataaaattacataGTACTGGACGAATCAAATCCTATTTTAAACTAAATAGTATGCATTCGGTCCCTCTCAattgaaggaaaagaagaaacgTGGTTGGTAAATGGCTACATGCATGCAACTGGCTGATGTTCGTCTGATGGATGAcactttcttgttttttttttttttttttcaatgttttggaGCCTGATGTACGTATGACTGTTAGACTCTCCTAAACCGCATAGGTCCATTTCTTTAAAAATCTTATACGTAAGGCTATATATGCCGGTGACTCCTAAGACCAGTTGTCCGGCTTTAATAACCGGATCGAATCTGGCTGGAATACCTCGTAAATCAACAACAAATTAACGGTATTTGTTTTGATTGGTTCTCGGGAAAATCAAGCTCAAAATCTTGGTTCTTTATTCATGTAAGATTTCtctcaagtatatatatatgtcacatTTTTCTATATGTACGTATGTAATATAATGGAACTTATTACTACATTTTATAAaacagttttgttttttttttttgtttttttttttttgtatgtacAATTTTAAGCTGTACAGGAGAGACTTTAGTAGTATCAAGCTTGGGGACATGGATGGATGACACGGAGAGGTAAGAGGAGATCGAAACCGTATAATATGCAATTATGCATGAAGCAAAAATATTagctaaaaaaattagtttggtTTTTGGAGGGATCAAAGCTGAAAATTAAGTACCTGAAGAGGTTGATTATGGGAGGGATCAAAGCTGAAAAGTTGAAGAGTTGGATTGCATCTGGGTCGCGCTCCGATCAACTTAACTTATGCGTGGTTGGAGCCACGTCGCTGTTGATGCTGTGCGCCTGCGCACTGCAACTCAGAGCCCTGAGCGGGAAGATGACACCGACGTTGTTCACGTTCTGGTCTTCTCATCTTATTGACACTCCTCCTGAAAGTGAGTGCTATTCTAGTTTTACTGGCGTGATTTATAATCCCTCTCCATTGTACAACTAGTTAATTATGTagcttaattttgtttttgcttagGCTGACTATAATACATGAAAGGTTTTGAGAAATGAAAGCAAATTTATCTATGGAAAATGCTAAATACATCCCATATCTTATGCTTCCTTACGTAGCAGTACGAgttcaaaaaatttattgtcGTACCGACACTGTCACATTAacctacataaaaaaaataaaaaaattagtcacTTTTATTGGtagggtggttggccaccctaACCAAACTTTTTGGGGGTGGTCAACCACCCTCGATGAGCCATCGGGAATGGTTATGACCACCCCTAATGCGATCTGGTGGTCGTGGCCGCCAGATCTCTTTGATCCGGGAGTTGTGGCTACTAGGTAGATCAGATGATCCCAATCACCTTAAGATGCCGACGTGAGCCCACTACGAGACATacacaaattttttacaaaccaacCTCTAAAAATGACACGAGTCTttagcatgtgaaaaacacattttttttaataaaaaatatttcttacaagtttttttaataatttaaaaaatacatgtcacttttataaactgatttttttttaaaaaaaaatctgctaTCAGGATACAAGAGAGCAAACTTTGGGAATATATCTGATGTGGCAGCGGCATAGATGCATGGGGAAAAATAATGGCAGCCGTATTCTGAAACTTTCACCATATATAtcataattatttcatttggaCAGGGTTTAAGTTCTAGACTTCCCACATATCATTCTGTTCAACCTCTCATTGTTTAAGTCTTTAAGATattgggaatatatatatatctgctaAAACCTGTTATTCttatcaataaattaaataattgatgAAGCTATTATATATGCAACTTGCATTTGGACCATTGTCTTTTTAATTcctaattttttgttcttttttcttttttcgttaaATGAATCATGTcattattataataaataattcctCATGAAATGCGTCGATGATCAATCaaagtgaaataaataatttgtctCAGGAGTTTATAAAAACAATGGATATCTGATGGTTTCGGCAAATGGCGGATTGAATCAAATGCGAGCTGGTGTAAGCACTCTGGTTCATGCACTAGCTTTCTTAAACGTAGCCACTATTAATCTATATATTAGTGTCTGCTGATTACACTTGAGTTGGTTATGTGTATACAGATTTGTGACATGGTTGCCATTGCAAGATATTTGAATGTCACGCTTGTTGTTCCCGAATTGGACAATACCTCCATTTGGCATGATAGGAGGTGATCGATCGCCGATCAATATATacatcatgtatatatatatatatatccatcaaATGAATAAATATCATTGAGAAATTCTTAATGAATTGCTTAATTTAATTACTCGATCTGCGCAGTGAATTCCAAGATATATTTGACGTGTATTATTTCATTACATCTTTGAAAGATGAGGTCCGGATATTGAGACGGCTGCCTGATGAGCAGAAGAGAAGAATGAAGAACGCTTCCATCTATTCTATGGAATCGAGAAGATGGTCCAATATGGGCTATTATTACTACAAGGTACGTACGTTAAGTTTGCTTCCCCATTTCAAATCATGTGCTTAGTTGGGTTAATCTTTTCCTGTTCTTACGATTAATGTATGTACATTTGCATGCAGATTCTTCCCCAGATAAAAGAGCATGAAGTCTTGCATTTCACCAAGACTGATTATAGGCTTGCAAATAATGGGGTTCCTGAAGATCTTCAAAAGCTGCGTTGCCGAGCAAACTATGAAGCTCTGAGATTCACTGCCCCTATAGAGGAAACGGGCAAGAAGATTGTCAGGATTCTGAGGCAAAACGGTCCTTACTTGGCTCTTCATCTCAGATATGAAATGGATATGTTAGCATTCACTGGCTGCAATGAAGGTTGCAACGAGACAGAAGTTGATGAACTGACTAAACTGAGGTGATCGATCGAGTTGTCTTCGTTTCTTGATGCATGGCTCACGTACAGAATCACTTAATTAAACCTTGATTACTTTGTTAATGTccaatgcatatatataaattttgtttatCAGATATGCCACCCCGTGGTGGGGACAAAAAGCAATAAATTctatcaagaaaagaaaagacggTCGTTGCCCTTTAACTCCCGAGGAAACTGCACTTGCATTGCGGGCATTGGATATTGATCCTAGCATTCAAGTTTATATCGCTGCTGGAAATATATATGGGGGAGAGAGGAGAATGGCTGCCCTGAGAGCAGCTTTTCCAAATCTGGTCAGTTTATCGATCGACCTAGCTACAATAATTGCATGTAATATCAATAATGGTAGGCTTtaatttgcttaattaattatctcTTAATtagcttctttttgtttttgtttttgttttcgttttcgTTTTCGTTTGTGTGATGAAACAGATTAAAAAGGAAACATTGATGACAACCTCAGACCTTAAGCCCTTCCTGAAACATTCAAACATGATGGCTGCGTTGGATTACATTGTGTCATTAGAGAGTGACATTTTCGTGCCAACATATGGAGGAAACATGGCAATGGTTGTTGAAGGCCATAGAAGGTATTTTACCAAtcgtttaatttaattaattttataatatattcaTCATTAACATGTTTAATTTCCAGATATTTGGGGTACAAGATGACAATAAGTCTCGACAGATGGCTTCTGATACATCTGATAGATGAGTACAGAAATGGAAAACTCGGATGGGACGaattctcccaagaagtgaagACAGGCCATGGTGATCGCATGGGTAGCCCTGCTCGAAGGACAGAGGTTCCTGCCAGACCCATGCAAGAAGATTATTTCTATAGTAATCCACATGAATGTTTGCCGTTAGTTACGAAAAATTCTGAGAGGACGTGAAACAAGTTATTTTGGAATCCCACTACTTTTCTTTTCCGCCAACGTAACTGTTGTTTCACCCTTTACTGTGTACATATCCTGTAATCAAAAGGGAAATAGTTTTTGGTCAGTTAGGTAGAGCATCGAGGTAGGCCGGTGGTTATTATTGATGTTTAATGGCATATGCTTC contains the following coding sequences:
- the LOC133858454 gene encoding rhamnogalacturonan I rhamnosyltransferase 1-like isoform X1; amino-acid sequence: MLFLLFIVYQAIIKRRLEVARRKELVEMDYTKVDPEEPKVREVKEKPCNIMEGQRSGEVKSENVKSLIMEGIKAEKLKNWIVARSQLARLNLWVVGVVTLLLLRACVVQLGTLSETTISPRSFMSRSSFHVDIQLPERVYENNGYLMISANGGLNQMRAGICDMVAVARYLNVTLIVPELDKKSFWNDSSQFKDIFDMNHFITSLRDEVQILSELPKELKIMEYLPCFHSMPPSSWSNTSYYDAVLPIIKKYGLLHFTKTDTRLANNGIPVEVQKLRCRVNYEALRFTPPIEEVGKKIVRLLRQKGPFLVLHLRYEMDMLAFSGCTEGCNDTEIDELTKMRYSYPWWKEKVIDSEKKRKNGGCPLTPEETALTLRALDIDPSIQIYVAAGNIYGGESRMAVLREAFPNLLKKETLLTPSDLKPFRKHSNLMAALDYTVALESDIFVPTFGGNMARVVEGHRRYLGFKTTIRLDRLLLINLIDQYKNGTLSWNEFSQAVKTGHADRMGGPTQRLEIPGKPKEEDYFYTNPQECLPPIVRKSSKGTRFSL
- the LOC133858454 gene encoding rhamnogalacturonan I rhamnosyltransferase 1-like isoform X2, whose translation is MDYTKVDPEEPKVREVKEKPCNIMEGQRSGEVKSENVKSLIMEGIKAEKLKNWIVARSQLARLNLWVVGVVTLLLLRACVVQLGTLSETTISPRSFMSRSSFHVDIQLPERVYENNGYLMISANGGLNQMRAGICDMVAVARYLNVTLIVPELDKKSFWNDSSQFKDIFDMNHFITSLRDEVQILSELPKELKIMEYLPCFHSMPPSSWSNTSYYDAVLPIIKKYGLLHFTKTDTRLANNGIPVEVQKLRCRVNYEALRFTPPIEEVGKKIVRLLRQKGPFLVLHLRYEMDMLAFSGCTEGCNDTEIDELTKMRYSYPWWKEKVIDSEKKRKNGGCPLTPEETALTLRALDIDPSIQIYVAAGNIYGGESRMAVLREAFPNLLKKETLLTPSDLKPFRKHSNLMAALDYTVALESDIFVPTFGGNMARVVEGHRRYLGFKTTIRLDRLLLINLIDQYKNGTLSWNEFSQAVKTGHADRMGGPTQRLEIPGKPKEEDYFYTNPQECLPPIVRKSSKGTRFSL
- the LOC133869945 gene encoding rhamnogalacturonan I rhamnosyltransferase 1-like; translation: MGGIKAEKLKSWIASGSRSDQLNLCVVGATSLLMLCACALQLRALSGKMTPTLFTFWSSHLIDTPPERVYKNNGYLMVSANGGLNQMRAGICDMVAIARYLNVTLVVPELDNTSIWHDRSEFQDIFDVYYFITSLKDEVRILRRLPDEQKRRMKNASIYSMESRRWSNMGYYYYKILPQIKEHEVLHFTKTDYRLANNGVPEDLQKLRCRANYEALRFTAPIEETGKKIVRILRQNGPYLALHLRYEMDMLAFTGCNEGCNETEVDELTKLRYATPWWGQKAINSIKKRKDGRCPLTPEETALALRALDIDPSIQVYIAAGNIYGGERRMAALRAAFPNLIKKETLMTTSDLKPFLKHSNMMAALDYIVSLESDIFVPTYGGNMAMVVEGHRRYLGYKMTISLDRWLLIHLIDEYRNGKLGWDEFSQEVKTGHGDRMGSPARRTEVPARPMQEDYFYSNPHECLPLVTKNSERT